From a single Meles meles chromosome 21, mMelMel3.1 paternal haplotype, whole genome shotgun sequence genomic region:
- the CARHSP1 gene encoding calcium-regulated heat-stable protein 1, whose product MSSEPPPPPQPPTHQTSVGLLDTQRARDRSPSPLRGNVVPSPLPTRRTRTFSATVRASQGPVYKGVCKCFCRSKGHGFITPADGGPDIFLHISDVEGEYVPVEGDEVTYKMCSIPPKNEKLQAVEVVITHLAPGTKHETWSGHVVSS is encoded by the exons ATGTCATCTGAGCCTCCGCCGCCGCCACAGCCCCCAACCCACCAGACTTCGGTGGGGCTGCTGGACACCCAGCGGGCCCGAGATCGGTCACCGTCCCCTCTTCGGGGCAACGTGGTCCCCAGCCCACTGCCCACCCGCCGGACAAGGACCTTCTCAGC GACGGTGCGGGCTTCTCAAGGTCCTGTCTACAAAGGAGTCTGCAAATGTTTCTGTCGATCCAAGGGCCACGGCTTCATCACCCCGGCCGATGGCGGCCCCGACATCTTCTTGCACATTTCTGA CGTGGAAGGGGAGTACGTCCCCGTGGAAGGCGACGAGGTCACCTACAAGATGTGCTCCATTCCCCCCAAGAACGAGAAGCTGCAGGCCGTGGAGGTGGTCATCACCCATCTGGCTCCAGGCACCAAGCACGAGACCTGGTCCGGCCACGTCGTCAGCTCCTAG